One Odocoileus virginianus isolate 20LAN1187 ecotype Illinois chromosome 4, Ovbor_1.2, whole genome shotgun sequence DNA segment encodes these proteins:
- the LOC110125151 gene encoding cell surface glycoprotein CD200 receptor 1-like has product MAARLFPPRSQRVPLVGAFGPVLTLSNATRSSPFRPYLLVAVKISLSILVVIKAVLPCPPVLWTSVLLATWEVVLRDKPPCFRAFRHDTNQTIGGNCTDKRITWASRPNENLALQIYPVVITHDGNYTCQIVTSDGNFHHEYHLQVLGKEHHILTCFR; this is encoded by the exons atggcggcacgccttttccctccacggTCTCAGCGCGTGCCGCTGGTTGG ggccttcgggccggtccttaccctaagcaatgccacccgctcctctccattccgcccctACTTGTTGGTGGCAG TTAAAATTTCACTATCAATACTAGTAGTTATAAAAGCTGTGCTCCCTTGCCCTCCTGTGCTGTGGACAAGTGTGCTGCTAGCAACATGGGAAGTAGTCCTCAGAGACAAGCCACCCTGCTTCAGAGCCTTTAGGCATGATACGAATCAGACCATAGGAGGAAACTGTACTGACAAGAGAATAACCTGGGCCTCCAGACCTAACGAGAATCTTGCCCTTCAGATCTATCCAGTGGTCATCACTCATGATGGGAATTACACGTGTCAAATAGTAACAAGTGATGGGAATTTCCATCATGAGTATCACCTCCAAGTGTTAGGTAAGGAACATCATATATTGACGTGTTTCAGATAA